From Desmodus rotundus isolate HL8 chromosome 12, HLdesRot8A.1, whole genome shotgun sequence, one genomic window encodes:
- the BTG2 gene encoding protein BTG2 produces MSQATWTGKRTHMLPEIAAAVGFLSSLLRTRGCVSEQRLKVFSGALQEELTEHYKHHWFPEKPSKGSGYRCIRINHKMDPIISKVASQIGLSQPQLHQLLPRELTLWVDPYEVSYRIGEDGSICVLYEEAPLVASYGHLTCKNQMMLGRSSPSKNYVMAVSS; encoded by the exons ATGAGCCAGGCCACCTGGACCGGGAAGAGAACACACATGCTCCCGGAGATCGCTGCGGCCGTCGgcttcctctccagcctcctgagGACCCGAGGCTGTGTGAGCGAGCAGAGACTGAAGGTGTTCAGCGGGGCTCTCCAGGAGGAACTAACAG AGCACTACAAACACCACTGGTTTCCTGAGAAACCATCCAAGGGTTCCGGTTACCGCTGTATCCGCATCAACCACAAGATGGACCCCATCATCAGTAAGGTGGCCAGCCAGATTGGACTCAGCCAGCCCCAACTTCACCAGCTGCTGCCCAGAGAGCTCACCCTGTGGGTGGACCCCTACGAGGTATCCTACCGAATAGGGGAGGATGGCTCCATCTGCGTCCTGTATGAGGAGGCCCCGTTGGTCGCCTCCTATGGGCACCTCACCTGCAAGAACCAAATGATGCTGGGCAGGAGCAGCCCCTCCAAGAACTATGTGATGGCCGTCTCCAGTTAG